Proteins encoded in a region of the Bicyclus anynana chromosome 9, ilBicAnyn1.1, whole genome shotgun sequence genome:
- the LOC112045126 gene encoding odorant receptor 13a-like — MSNLLRNEVLREIKYVQSVGAKIFLCPFIGRTKSQMIGFYIMRVLMQCTIIQLFVTLITDGSKDWLEIVNVAPNLGVIIMAYIKYTTVDAYKKIYEEVFHHFREDFWDIVEAQNEGHQKILKKYKWVVTAINRFLVFYSIPLILMVDSIPYFFMKYEKRVHGDELFLYPYDAWYPFDKLKWYAVAYIWESFMTATVVAVFGITDVIHASYVGFTCMELKLLGNCLEEIISPDDVANLCDERNSNEIHRNVVRKLKIIIAKHNFLAKISSELDIILGDAMLFNYFIGSIFICLTAFTFTVVDVSYKRMRYFLMFMSFIIEIFNQCLLGQVLTDHSKYITKAIYFSDWPYASPEAKKLMLMFIMWTQKPFELTGKGYIVMNMNSYSSICSTSYQCYNLLRTVFQ; from the exons ATGTCTAACCTACTGAGAAATGAAGTATTacgtgaaataaaatatgtccAGTCTGTGGGTGCTAAAATTTTCCTTTGTCCTTTTATTGGCAGGACAAAATCACAAATGATTGGCTTTTATATTATGCGCGTACTAATGCAATGCACGATCATACAACTTTTTGTTACTCTCATAACTGATGGCAGCAAAGATTGGCTTGAAATCGTCAACGTTGCTCCAAATCTTGGTGTAATTATAATGGCCTACATAAAGTATACAACTGTTGATGCATATAAAAAGATATATGAAGAAGTATTTCACCATTTTAGAGAAGACTTTTGGGACATCGTAGAAGCACAAAATGAAGGACATcagaaaattcttaaaaaatacaaatgggTAGTGACTGCAATCAATCGCTTCTTAGTTTTCTACTCTATTCCTTTAATCCTAATGGTCGATTCTATTCCATACTTCTTCATGAAGTATGAAAAAAGAGTTCATGGTGatgaattgtttttatatcCTTACGATGCATGGTATCCATTCGATAAATTAAAGTGGTACGCCGTTGCATATATTTGGGAAAGTTTTATGACAGCAACTGTTGTTGCTGTTTTTGGTATAACGGACGTAATACACGCATCTTATGTCGGATTTACTTGTATGGAATTAAAATTGCTTGGAAACTGCTTGGAAGAAATCATAAGTCCTGATGACGTTGCAAACCTATGTGACGAGCGTAACTCTAACGAAATTCACCGAAATGTTGtaagaaaattgaaaattattatagcaAAGCATAACTTCTTAGccaa aatATCATCTGAGCTCGACATAATTCTGGGTGATGCAATGCTTTTTAACTATTTCATAGgatcaatatttatttgtttaacagCTTTTACTTTCACG GTTGTCGATGTCAGCTACAAACGGATGCGTTACTTTCTTATGTTTATGTCGTTTATCATCGAAATTTTTAATCAGTGTCTTCTTGGACAAGTTTTGACTGATCAT AGCAAATATATAACGAAAGCAATATACTTCAGTGACTGGCCATACGCCAGTCCCGAAGCGAAGAAGCTAATGCTGATGTTTATAATGTGGACTCAAAAACCATTCGAGTTGACCGGGAAAGGatatattgtaatgaatatgaaCAGCTATAGTAGC atttgtAGTACATCGTATCAATGTTACAACTTACTGCGTACAGTTtttcaataa
- the LOC112044341 gene encoding collagen alpha-1(III) chain: MSYEKLQGKEGEGSEGSKGNGEEGKEGEGSEGSKGSGGEGKEGEGSEGSKGSGGGDEGDEGSSEAIASASAQAKAKARRKKTKGGKGGQPGGSPSSPSGSGGSPSSPSGSGGSPSSPSGSGGSPSSPSGSGGSPSSPSGSGGSPSSPSGSGGSPSSPSGSGGSPSSPSGSGGSPSSPSGSGGSPSSPSGSGGSPSSPSGSGGSPSSPSGSGGSPSSPSGSGGSPSSPSGSGGSPSSPSGSGGSPSSPSGSGGSPSSPSGSGGSPSSPSGSGGSPSSPSGSGGSPSSPSGSGGSPSSPSGSGGSPSSPSGPGGSPSSPSGSGGSPSSPSGSGGSPSSPSGSGGSPSSPSGSGGSPSSPSGSGGSPSSPSGSGGSPSSPSGSGGSPSSPSGSGGSPSSASGSGGSPSSPSGSGSSPSSPSGSGGSPSSPSGSGGSPSSPSGPGGSPSSPSGSGGSPSSPSGSGGSPSSPSGSGGSPSSPSGSGGSPSSPSGSGGSPSSPSGSGGSPSGPSGSGGSPSSPSGSGGSPSSPSGSGGSPSGPSGPGGSPSSPSGSGGSPSSPSGSGGSPSSPSGSGGSPSSPSGSGGSPSSPSGSGGSPSSPSGSGGSPSSPSGSGGSPSSPSGSGGSPSSPSGSGGSPSSPSGSGGSPSSPSGSGGSPSSPSGSGGSPSSPSGSGGSPSSPGSGGSPSSPSGSGGSPSSPSGPGGSPSSPSGSGGSPSSPSGSGGSPSSPSGSGGSPSSPSGSGGSPSSPGSGGSASSPSGSGGSPSSPSGSGGSPSSPSGSGGSPSSPGSGGSPSSPSGSGGSPSSPSGSGGSPSSPSGSGGSPSSPSGSGGSPSSPSGSGGSPSSPSGSGGSPSSPSGSGGSPSSPSESGGSEPKESAEANANAQANSKDGGSAKATAAASGIRKIIEYIHLLAYLLILDKVDIHVVALGTGS, from the exons atgtcgTACGAGAAACTGC AAGGAAAGGAAGGTGAGGGCTCTGAAGGAAGCAAAGGAAATGGTGAAG aagGAAAGGAAGGCGAAGGATCTGAAGGCAGCAAAGGAAGTGGTGGAG aaGGAAAGGAAGGCGAAGGATCTGAAGGAAGCAAAGGGAGCGGTGGAG GTGATGAAGGCGATGAAGGATCAAGTGAAGCTATAGCCAGTGCTAGTGCTCAAG CTAAGGCAAAGgcaagaagaaagaaaacaaagGGAGGAAAGGGAGGACAACCGGGTGGTTCACCCAGTAGTCCGTCAGGTTCCGGCGGTTCACCCAGCAGCCCATCTGGGTCAGGTGGCTCCCCAAGCAGTCCTTCTGGTTCTGGCGGTTCCCCAAGCAGCCCCTCTGGATCTGGAGGCTCCCCAAGCAGTCCCTCTGGATCTGGTGGTTCCCCAAGCAGTCCCTCTGGATCTGGTGGCTCCCCAAGTAGTCCCTCTGGATCTGGTGGTTCACCTAGCAGCCCCTCTGGATCTGGTGGTTCACCGAGCAGTCCGTCAGGATCTGGTGGTTCGCCAAGTAGTCCCTCTGGGTCTGGTGGTTCCCCAAGCAGTCCCTCAGGATCTGGTGGTTCACCGAGCAGCCCGTCCGGATCAGGTGGCTCTCCCAGCAGTCCTTCTGGATCTGGTGGTTCACCGAGCAGTCCGTCTGGATCTGGTGGTTCCCCAAGCAGTCCCTCTGGATCTGGTGGTTCACCCAGTAGCCCGTCCGGATCAGGTGGCTCTCCCAGCAGTCCTTCTGGATCTGGTGGTTCACCGAGCAGTCCGTCAGGATCTGGTGGTTCGCCAAGTAGTCCCTCTGGGTCTGGTGGCTCCCCAAGCAGTCCCTCTGGATCTGGTGGTTCACCCAGCAGCCCGTCCGGATCAGGTGGCTCACCCAGCAGTCCTTCTGGACCTGGTGGTTCACCGAGCAGTCCCTCTGGATCTGGTGGTTCACCGAGTAGTCCTTCTGGATCTGGTGGTTCACCGAGCAGTCCTTCTGGATCTGGTGGTTCACCAAGCAGTCCCTCCGGATCAGGTGGCTCTCCCAGCAGCCCCTCTGGATCTGGTGGTTCCCCAAGCAGTCCCTCTGGATCTGGTGGTTCACCGAGCAGCCCGTCCGGATCAGGTGGCTCTCCCAGCAGTCCTTCTGGATCTGGTGGTTCACCGAGCAGTGCGTCAGGATCTGGTGGTTCACCAAGTAGTCCCTCTGGGTCTGGTAGCTCCCCAAGCAGTCCCTCTGGATCTGGTGGTTCACCCAGCAGCCCGTCCGGATCAGGTGGCTCTCCCAGCAGTCCTTCTGGACCTGGTGGTTCACCGAGCAGTCCCTCTGGATCTGGTGGTTCACCAAGCAGTCCTTCTGGATCTGGTGGTTCACCGAGCAGCCCATCAGGATCTGGTGGTTCACCAAGCAGTCCCTCTGGATCTGGTGGTTCACCTAGCAGCCCTTCGGGATCAGGTGGCTCTCCCAGTAGTCCTTCTGGATCTGGTGGGTCCCCAAGCGGTCCCTCTGGATCTGGCGGTTCCCCAAGCAGCCCTTCCGGATCTGGTGGCTCACCTAGCAGCCCTTCTGGATCAGGTGGCTCTCCCAGCGGTCCTTCTGGACCTGGTGGATCCCCTAGCAGCCCCTCTGGATCTGGTGGTTCACCTAGCAGCCCCTCAGGATCAGGTGGCTCTCCTAGTAGTCCTTCTGGATCTGGAGGTTCACCTAGTAGCCCCTCTGGATCTGGCGGCTCCCCTAGCAGTCCCTCAGGGTCAGGTGGTTCACCTAGTAGCCCGTCCGGATCAGGTGGCTCTCCCAGCAGTCCTTCTGGATCTGGAGGTTCACCTAGTAGCCCCTCTGGATCTGGTGGTTCACCCAGTAGCCCGTCCGGATCAGGTGGCTCTCCCAGCAGTCCCTCTGGATCTGGTGGTTCACCGAGCAGTCCCTCTGGATCTGGTGGCTCACCTAGCAGTCCCTCTGGGTCAGGTGGTTCCCCAAGCAGTCCTTCGGGATCTGGTGGTTCCCCAAGCAGTCCTGGATCTGGTGGTTCACCTAGCAGCCCCTCGGGATCAGGTGGCTCTCCCAGCAGTCCTTCTGGACCTGGTGGCTCTCCTAGTAGTCCTTCTGGATCTGGTGGTTCACCTAGCAGCCCTTCTGGATCTGGTGGCTCACCTAGCAGTCCCTCTGGGTCAGGCGGTTCCCCAAGCAGTCCTTCTGGATCTGGTGGTTCCCCAAGCAGTCCTGGATCTGGTGGTTCAGCTAGCAGCCCTTCTGGATCTGGTGGCTCACCTAGCAGTCCCTCTGGGTCAGGCGGTTCCCCAAGCAGTCCTTCTGGATCTGGTGGTTCCCCAAGCAGTCCTGGATCTGGTGGGTCCCCTAGCAGCCCCTCAGGATCAGGTGGCTCACCCAGCAGTCCCTCTGGATCTGGAGGCTCTCCCAGCAGTCCCTCTGGATCTGGAGGCTCCCCAAGCAGTCCTTCTGGATCAGGTGGCTCTCCCAGTAGTCCTTCTGGGTCTGGTGGATCCCCTAGCAGCCCCTCTGGATCTGGTGG